Proteins encoded in a region of the Mucispirillum schaedleri ASF457 genome:
- the cas1 gene encoding type II CRISPR-associated endonuclease Cas1: MNQRIIEITDMQAHLSLHRGFLKVSIKDSKNYEIPLYDIGGIISNSYSITYSSSLLVKLAELNIPFIICGVNHSPAAFLWPVETHSLMSAKIDNQINTRKSFYEKIWQDIIQIKIYNQSICLNSLEKDDRALKALVKKVTTGDRENIEAQAAKIYWNKLFGDNFIRDKNAEGINTLLNYGYTILRSGTARSIMGAGLHPAIGIFHKNKYNSMRLADDLMEPFRPIVDYFVYKFSEKEKYELTPDVKENLVNILYLDLDGPRGRSPVINRMQSLAYTYAYSLETLKKNLDLPILKISDLCETN, from the coding sequence GTGAATCAGCGGATTATAGAAATAACAGATATGCAGGCTCATTTAAGCCTGCATAGAGGTTTTTTAAAAGTAAGTATAAAAGATAGTAAAAACTATGAAATACCATTATATGATATTGGCGGCATAATTAGCAATTCATACAGTATAACATACAGCAGCAGTCTGCTTGTTAAGTTAGCAGAGTTAAATATTCCCTTTATTATATGCGGAGTAAATCATTCTCCTGCTGCTTTTTTATGGCCAGTGGAAACTCACTCTTTAATGTCTGCAAAAATAGATAATCAAATAAATACCCGCAAAAGTTTTTATGAAAAGATATGGCAGGATATTATACAAATTAAAATTTATAATCAGTCTATATGTTTAAACAGTTTAGAAAAAGATGATAGAGCATTAAAAGCACTTGTTAAAAAAGTAACTACTGGTGATAGAGAAAATATAGAAGCACAGGCAGCAAAAATATACTGGAATAAATTATTTGGTGATAATTTTATAAGAGATAAAAATGCAGAAGGAATTAATACTTTGCTAAATTATGGCTATACCATTTTACGCTCTGGCACAGCAAGGTCTATCATGGGGGCAGGACTTCACCCTGCAATTGGCATATTTCATAAAAATAAATATAATTCTATGCGTCTAGCAGATGACTTAATGGAGCCATTTAGACCAATAGTAGATTATTTTGTATATAAATTCAGTGAAAAAGAAAAGTATGAACTAACCCCTGATGTAAAAGAAAATCTTGTAAATATTTTATATTTAGATTTAGACGGACCCCGTGGCAGAAGTCCTGTAATAAACAGAATGCAGTCATTAGCATATACTTATGCATATTCATTAGAAACATTAAAGAAAAATTTAGATTTACCGATACTTAAAATAAGCGATTTATGTGAAACAAATTAA
- the fliW gene encoding flagellar assembly protein FliW, translated as MTNIVSKQDIKKDGSSRMKINSAKLGEIEYSEDDVITLSSPLLGFPDLQDFLIISDDNSYPFLWFQSVEDADICFILIETNTFFKDYNPDIPKRELKVIAISDKKEMKLFSIVVVPTDPKLSTANLRAPLVVNFEKKLAKQIILDDDAYKIKMPLFESE; from the coding sequence ATGACAAATATTGTATCAAAACAGGACATTAAAAAGGACGGCAGTAGTAGAATGAAGATTAATTCAGCTAAGCTTGGGGAGATTGAATATTCAGAAGATGATGTTATAACTTTAAGTTCTCCCCTTTTAGGTTTCCCTGATTTGCAGGATTTTTTAATAATCTCTGATGATAATTCATACCCATTTTTATGGTTTCAGTCAGTAGAGGATGCAGATATTTGTTTTATCCTTATTGAAACAAATACTTTTTTTAAGGATTATAACCCAGATATTCCAAAAAGGGAGTTGAAAGTTATTGCAATAAGTGATAAAAAAGAAATGAAACTATTTTCTATTGTTGTAGTTCCTACTGACCCAAAGTTATCTACAGCCAATCTCCGAGCACCGCTTGTAGTTAATTTTGAAAAAAAACTGGCAAAGCAGATTATTCTTGATGATGATGCTTATAAAATAAAAATGCCTTTATTTGAGAGTGAGTGA
- the csrA gene encoding carbon storage regulator CsrA — protein MLVLSRKSNESIMIGDDIEVRVVEITGKAVKLGIEAPKNIVVHRKEVYEAIKNENLQAVPKETPKENIISLAEYFKKHK, from the coding sequence ATGTTAGTTCTCTCTAGAAAAAGCAATGAAAGCATCATGATAGGCGATGACATTGAAGTCAGGGTAGTGGAGATTACTGGCAAAGCTGTCAAGCTGGGTATAGAAGCACCTAAAAATATAGTAGTTCATAGAAAAGAAGTCTATGAAGCTATTAAAAATGAAAATCTGCAGGCTGTGCCTAAGGAAACACCAAAAGAAAATATTATTTCATTAGCAGAGTATTTTAAAAAACATAAATAA
- the cas9 gene encoding type II CRISPR RNA-guided endonuclease Cas9 (Cas9, originally named Csn1, is the large, multifunctional signature protein of type II CRISPR/Cas systems. It is well known even to general audiences because its RNA-guided endonuclease activity has made it a popular tool for custom editing of eukaryotic genomes.) — MAEKKFKYRLGLDLGTNSIGWCMLRLNKDNEPAAVIKSGVRIFHDGRNEKTKEPLAVVRRNARSIRRNLDRKISRRNHLLNTLVKYFLLPSNEIERKALAVLNPYELRSRAVNERLELFELGRLLMHLSKRRGFKSNRKVDKEDSSGKIKPAIERLKNKMQETNKKTAGEYLYSLMQNGKPVRARLGRIDGSNGYEIYLDRALIEEEYNLIMNEQKKHHKELTDDIINEIFNIIFYQRPLKKQIIGKCSLTGEDTKLKKAHVLAQDFILLQKVQDLRVFDDNQLEFRPLSNDEKDIIKRELRKKKEVSYENIRKLLKKYYENVKYGMFSHETLYKKLQGNKTNALMSDKEIIGDSWYSLSPEVQYDIIEELYSDKDNDELSKLYSEKFNLNESQINGLLNKAIYRLDSGYIRYGKTAVTNLNSIMDKDNLNLHDAREEAGYEKENKQDASEYLEYYGKVLPDSVVDPQIENPKNDEERYGKIANPTVHAALNQLRKLVNELIKLYGKPEQIVIELARDLKNSRKAKDVINKKIAENRKLNEEVDKTLQEYSEKYNTHIVKNKLNRDKVKLWRELGKDPLERKCIYTGEQINIAKLFSDEVQIEHIVPYSKTLDDSFNNKTLSMKQANYYKGNKTPYEAFKDSKDGYNYDDIIARAKLLNNDNKFKRFTKDAMDIYNRDGKDFIARQLSDTQYLSTRALIYLQSLYEKAHHSSIWTIPGQLTALIRNYLGLNTLISNDKNKNRNDHRHHAVDAFVVAVTSRSLLQKISYAASLQEDLDNRNVSSYRNKLLEKMPEPFPNYRKSLELAIDNIKTSHKADRSISGKLHEDTAYGIVENDDKYNVVTRWTVDKFKEQKHFETIRDNELKEIACSDKELFAKIVETRKIKSIRKLAKENPVIKIKDKSGRDYKAFAGGNNICVEIYEVDGVRKSEVIQLFDAAQKGFMPEWMKKYPNGKLLMRLFKGDVIGFIENRKYNYYTIKGISIADQNLKLLAINKAEGIFKKGLNILFDSNNKNSLNAKQFNISVTGIVTKKKTADVNFWKNRK; from the coding sequence ATGGCGGAAAAGAAATTTAAATACCGTTTAGGTCTTGATTTAGGAACAAACTCTATAGGCTGGTGTATGCTTAGGTTAAATAAGGATAACGAACCAGCTGCAGTTATTAAATCAGGTGTTAGAATATTCCATGATGGAAGAAATGAAAAAACAAAAGAGCCTTTGGCAGTTGTCCGCAGAAATGCCCGCAGTATTAGAAGAAATCTTGATAGAAAAATATCCCGCAGAAATCATCTGTTAAATACATTAGTAAAATATTTCCTATTGCCATCAAATGAAATTGAGAGAAAAGCATTAGCAGTTTTAAACCCTTATGAACTAAGAAGCAGGGCAGTAAATGAAAGATTAGAATTATTTGAGCTTGGAAGATTATTAATGCACCTTTCAAAACGCAGAGGATTTAAAAGCAACAGGAAAGTAGATAAAGAAGACAGCAGTGGTAAAATTAAGCCAGCTATAGAAAGATTAAAAAATAAAATGCAGGAAACTAATAAAAAAACAGCTGGTGAGTATTTATATTCTCTAATGCAGAATGGTAAACCAGTCAGAGCCCGCCTTGGAAGAATAGACGGAAGTAATGGATATGAGATATATTTAGACAGGGCTTTAATAGAAGAAGAATATAATCTTATAATGAATGAACAGAAAAAACATCATAAAGAATTAACTGATGATATTATTAATGAGATATTTAATATAATTTTTTATCAGCGACCATTAAAAAAGCAAATAATAGGGAAATGCAGTTTAACTGGTGAAGATACTAAACTGAAAAAAGCACATGTATTGGCACAAGATTTTATTTTGCTGCAAAAAGTGCAGGATTTACGAGTATTTGATGATAATCAGTTAGAATTTAGACCATTAAGCAATGATGAAAAAGACATTATTAAAAGAGAATTGCGAAAGAAAAAAGAAGTATCTTATGAAAATATACGGAAATTGTTAAAGAAATATTATGAAAATGTTAAATATGGTATGTTCTCACATGAAACATTATATAAAAAATTACAAGGTAATAAAACAAATGCTTTAATGTCAGATAAAGAGATTATAGGTGACAGCTGGTATAGTTTATCGCCAGAAGTTCAGTATGACATAATAGAAGAATTATATTCTGATAAAGATAATGATGAATTAAGTAAATTATATTCTGAAAAATTTAACTTAAATGAAAGCCAGATAAATGGCTTATTAAATAAAGCCATTTATAGACTTGACAGTGGATATATCAGGTATGGAAAAACAGCAGTTACAAACTTAAACAGCATAATGGATAAAGATAATTTAAATTTACACGATGCTAGAGAAGAAGCAGGCTATGAAAAGGAAAATAAACAAGATGCATCTGAATATCTGGAATATTATGGTAAAGTGCTTCCAGACAGTGTAGTAGACCCACAAATTGAAAATCCTAAAAATGATGAAGAAAGATATGGTAAAATTGCAAACCCAACAGTGCATGCAGCTTTAAATCAATTAAGAAAGTTAGTTAATGAATTAATCAAGTTATATGGCAAACCAGAGCAGATAGTTATAGAGCTTGCCAGAGATTTAAAAAACAGTAGAAAGGCAAAAGATGTTATTAATAAAAAAATAGCAGAAAATAGAAAACTTAATGAAGAAGTTGATAAAACACTGCAGGAGTATTCAGAAAAATATAACACACATATTGTAAAAAATAAATTAAACAGAGATAAAGTTAAATTATGGCGGGAATTAGGGAAAGACCCATTAGAAAGGAAATGTATATATACTGGAGAGCAAATAAATATAGCAAAATTATTCAGCGACGAAGTGCAGATTGAGCATATTGTGCCATATTCTAAAACATTAGATGATAGTTTTAATAATAAAACTCTTTCAATGAAACAAGCAAATTATTATAAAGGCAATAAAACACCTTATGAAGCATTTAAAGACAGTAAAGACGGATATAATTATGACGACATAATTGCAAGGGCAAAGCTGCTTAATAATGACAATAAATTTAAAAGATTTACAAAAGATGCAATGGATATATATAATAGAGATGGTAAAGATTTTATTGCAAGGCAGCTTTCAGATACTCAGTATTTATCTACACGGGCACTTATCTATTTACAGTCATTATATGAAAAAGCACATCACAGCTCTATTTGGACTATACCGGGTCAGTTGACTGCACTTATTCGCAACTATTTAGGCTTAAACACATTAATTTCTAATGATAAAAATAAAAACAGAAATGACCACAGGCACCATGCAGTAGATGCATTTGTTGTGGCAGTAACAAGCCGTTCTTTACTGCAGAAAATATCTTATGCAGCTTCATTACAGGAAGATTTAGATAATAGAAATGTATCATCATATAGAAATAAATTACTTGAAAAAATGCCAGAGCCTTTTCCAAATTATAGAAAAAGTCTGGAGCTTGCTATTGATAATATAAAAACTTCCCATAAAGCAGATAGAAGTATATCTGGTAAATTACATGAAGATACTGCTTACGGGATAGTTGAAAATGATGACAAATATAATGTTGTTACAAGATGGACAGTAGATAAATTTAAAGAGCAAAAACATTTTGAAACCATAAGGGATAATGAATTAAAGGAAATTGCATGTAGTGATAAAGAATTATTTGCTAAGATAGTAGAAACAAGAAAAATAAAAAGCATTAGAAAGCTGGCAAAAGAAAACCCTGTAATTAAAATAAAAGATAAATCAGGCAGGGACTATAAAGCCTTTGCAGGTGGTAATAATATTTGTGTAGAGATATATGAAGTAGATGGTGTAAGAAAATCAGAAGTTATACAGTTATTTGATGCAGCACAAAAAGGATTTATGCCAGAATGGATGAAAAAATATCCTAATGGAAAATTACTTATGCGGTTATTTAAAGGCGATGTAATAGGATTTATAGAGAATAGAAAATATAATTATTATACAATTAAAGGTATTAGTATTGCAGACCAAAATCTTAAATTACTTGCAATTAATAAAGCTGAAGGTATATTTAAAAAAGGCTTAAATATATTGTTTGATAGTAATAATAAAAACTCTTTAAATGCTAAACAGTTTAATATAAGTGTAACGGGCATTGTCACTAAAAAGAAAACAGCAGATGTTAATTTTTGGAAAAATAGAAAGTGA
- a CDS encoding 3'-5' exonuclease has protein sequence MEPISFKGSIAVVDNLSKAEAALDKLFAAKYIGFDTESRPAFFKGQKFPVSIIQLATNEEAFIFQLKYVHFSGRLVELLSDENIIKVGVGVQDDIRRLNELCKFKQGGFYDLSSAAKKKGLVQSGARALTARYLGRKLVKSSQKTNWALSKLSPRQLEYAATDAWICLQLLEHVKHDTTDYRKLAALEREAGNLSDNEEYHIDE, from the coding sequence ATGGAGCCTATATCTTTTAAAGGCTCTATTGCAGTAGTAGATAATTTATCAAAAGCAGAGGCAGCATTAGACAAACTTTTTGCAGCAAAATATATAGGGTTTGATACGGAATCTCGTCCAGCATTTTTTAAGGGGCAAAAATTTCCTGTTTCAATTATTCAGCTTGCAACTAATGAAGAAGCATTTATTTTTCAGTTAAAATATGTGCATTTTTCAGGCAGGCTTGTAGAGCTTTTATCAGATGAAAATATAATAAAAGTTGGCGTTGGAGTGCAGGATGATATAAGACGCTTAAACGAGCTTTGCAAATTTAAGCAGGGCGGTTTTTATGACCTTTCTAGTGCAGCGAAAAAGAAAGGGCTTGTGCAGTCTGGAGCAAGAGCCTTAACTGCAAGATATTTAGGCAGAAAACTTGTTAAAAGCTCACAAAAAACTAACTGGGCTTTAAGTAAACTCAGCCCTAGGCAGCTTGAATATGCAGCAACAGACGCATGGATTTGCCTGCAGCTTTTAGAACATGTTAAGCATGACACAACAGATTATCGTAAACTTGCAGCTTTAGAAAGAGAAGCAGGAAACCTTAGCGATAATGAAGAATATCATATAGATGAATAG
- the cas2 gene encoding CRISPR-associated endonuclease Cas2 — protein MTYLSGYRLMWIMVLFDLPVITEKERKKATKFRNFLMDNSFEMVQFSVYMRPCPSKEHVERLVKLIEKNVPEDGKVDILPITDKQYENIVTIRGRNKVQRNNPNQYILFQPDIEHFLPESANL, from the coding sequence ATGACTTATTTAAGTGGGTATAGGCTTATGTGGATAATGGTTTTATTTGATTTGCCAGTTATTACTGAAAAAGAGCGTAAAAAAGCAACAAAATTCAGAAATTTTTTAATGGATAATAGTTTTGAAATGGTGCAGTTTTCAGTATATATGCGACCATGTCCAAGTAAAGAGCATGTGGAAAGGCTTGTAAAGTTAATAGAAAAAAATGTGCCTGAAGATGGAAAAGTAGATATTCTTCCTATTACAGATAAGCAGTATGAAAATATTGTAACTATTCGTGGCAGAAATAAGGTGCAAAGAAATAATCCAAACCAATATATTTTATTCCAGCCAGATATTGAGCATTTTTTACCAGAAAGTGCAAATCTATAA
- a CDS encoding phospholipase D-like domain-containing protein, producing MVEIITFIIDLLIIAGVVFAVLFIRKRLSQHPGRKYMLIAFFILFGIIIVASSATVIYSTKNLPKDYKTHISSKILIQPYDILKTPVSLVYADELQNNPSKSGAMLIKSGKVSFLHRIALVRMACHSIELQTYIYENDVTSRILMHEMKLAADRGVKVRILVDDNGLSSDTSDIMTLNYHPNIQVKVFNPYKYRSKILKYPQFLFNISRLNYRMHNKLFIVDSSAVIIGGRNIASNYFDDSSRLNFSDTDVLFIGKLAQDALASFNEYWTYHKSIPVDVFPNHNNPDELHILDKEITEKSIYYQQEQEILDKALELFIKSFNEKKFPVYWGSSKLIADSPAKAEGGNFTSPIIDAVDGLLLEAKKSIYISSAYLVPGKKGTNDLINAEKRGVNINILTNSLSSTDAKVVYSGWDRYRDDLVANGINVYEFRNEGYKIYNRRNSGASLHSKTIVVDDKISWIGSFNLDGRSAIYNTEVITAFFNEDFAKLLKEAMEKDMSEYISWHLYTKDGKTYWKTYRNGKEITKSHIPDTSLLMRIMAFVLKIVPEKLI from the coding sequence ATGGTAGAAATTATTACATTTATTATAGATTTACTTATAATTGCAGGTGTTGTTTTTGCAGTATTATTTATTAGAAAAAGGTTAAGCCAGCACCCAGGGAGAAAATATATGCTTATAGCTTTTTTTATTCTTTTTGGTATTATTATTGTTGCCAGCAGTGCAACTGTTATATACTCTACAAAAAATCTGCCAAAAGATTATAAGACACACATATCTTCAAAAATACTTATTCAACCTTATGATATATTAAAAACACCTGTAAGCCTAGTTTATGCAGATGAACTGCAAAATAATCCATCAAAAAGTGGTGCAATGCTTATTAAAAGCGGCAAAGTTTCATTTTTACACAGGATAGCATTAGTTAGAATGGCATGCCATTCTATAGAACTGCAAACATATATATACGAGAATGATGTTACTTCAAGAATATTAATGCATGAAATGAAATTAGCAGCAGACAGGGGCGTAAAAGTCCGCATTTTAGTAGATGATAATGGACTTTCATCAGATACAAGCGATATTATGACATTAAATTATCATCCAAATATACAGGTAAAAGTTTTTAACCCATATAAATACCGCTCAAAAATATTAAAATATCCGCAGTTTCTTTTTAACATCAGCAGGCTTAATTACAGGATGCATAATAAACTTTTCATTGTTGACAGCTCTGCTGTAATAATAGGCGGTAGAAATATAGCCAGCAACTATTTTGATGACAGCTCAAGATTAAATTTTTCAGATACAGATGTGCTTTTTATTGGAAAACTTGCTCAAGATGCTCTTGCTTCTTTTAATGAATACTGGACCTACCACAAATCTATACCAGTAGATGTTTTCCCTAACCATAATAACCCCGATGAGCTGCATATTCTAGATAAAGAAATTACTGAAAAATCTATCTACTATCAACAGGAACAAGAAATACTTGATAAAGCATTAGAATTATTTATCAAAAGCTTTAATGAGAAAAAATTCCCTGTTTACTGGGGCAGCTCTAAATTAATAGCAGACAGCCCTGCAAAAGCAGAAGGCGGCAATTTTACAAGCCCTATTATTGATGCTGTTGACGGGTTACTATTGGAAGCAAAAAAATCTATATATATCTCTTCTGCATATCTTGTTCCAGGTAAAAAAGGAACAAATGATTTAATAAATGCTGAAAAAAGGGGAGTTAATATAAATATACTGACAAATTCTCTTTCATCAACTGATGCAAAAGTTGTATATTCAGGCTGGGACAGATACAGAGATGATTTAGTCGCAAATGGCATAAATGTATATGAATTTCGTAATGAAGGGTATAAAATATATAATAGAAGAAATTCTGGAGCATCACTGCACAGCAAAACAATAGTTGTAGATGATAAAATAAGCTGGATAGGCAGTTTTAATTTAGACGGCAGGTCTGCTATTTATAATACAGAAGTAATCACAGCATTTTTTAATGAAGATTTTGCAAAACTGTTAAAAGAAGCTATGGAAAAAGATATGTCAGAATATATTTCATGGCATCTTTATACAAAAGATGGCAAAACATACTGGAAAACATACAGAAATGGCAAAGAAATCACAAAAAGCCATATCCCAGATACATCACTTTTAATGCGGATTATGGCTTTTGTATTAAAAATAGTGCCAGAAAAGTTAATATAA